Proteins found in one Haloferax litoreum genomic segment:
- a CDS encoding fasciclin domain-containing protein, whose translation MTFNPDRRAVLKTIGGAGLLLAGGAGVASAKPPRDGPTIVNIASGDDRFDILVAAVVAAELDGALSGNRQLTVFAPTDDSFVTLFSELAEDDLDEDDVLDAIESGNLPGGLTLADVVNILLYHVVPGRRTAQSVLPVSKLPTLNGAKIGVDGPELNDGQANIVGTDLVASNGVIHVINGVLQP comes from the coding sequence ATGACGTTCAATCCTGACCGACGGGCGGTGCTGAAGACGATTGGTGGCGCAGGACTTCTCCTCGCAGGCGGGGCGGGTGTGGCGAGTGCGAAACCACCTCGTGACGGGCCCACTATCGTGAATATCGCGTCAGGTGACGACCGGTTCGATATTCTCGTCGCGGCAGTCGTCGCCGCCGAACTCGACGGCGCACTCAGCGGCAACCGACAGCTAACGGTGTTCGCGCCGACTGACGATTCGTTCGTTACCCTGTTTAGCGAACTCGCCGAGGACGACCTGGACGAAGATGATGTCCTCGACGCAATCGAAAGCGGAAACCTTCCCGGTGGCTTGACTCTCGCTGACGTGGTGAACATCCTCCTCTACCACGTCGTCCCCGGTCGGCGCACAGCGCAGTCAGTCCTGCCCGTGTCGAAACTGCCCACGCTGAACGGCGCGAAAATCGGCGTCGACGGACCCGAACTGAACGACGGGCAAGCGAACATCGTCGGCACGGACCTCGTGGCCTCGAACGGCGTCATCCACGTCATAAACGGTGTGCTCCAGCCGTAG
- a CDS encoding DUF7846 domain-containing protein yields the protein MGRRGSRIPDIDLDLGFDVSFDHPFSFDFDRERTRHRAVALVVSLVVGLFVTWLAVDLFPFHSVNDDEGVYLTQAAMLLDGKVFLYPGALADAVRPWFFVVEATTSAPGGVQMYSKYSPVVPAMFALGLAVGLPNLVLGAVAAANAGLVYTLTADVFDRETGVVAAALLVLSPLFLLTSATFLAYAPATMLNLAFAVCYVRAARRDSSGYAVVAGALVGLAFFARPYTAVLFALPFIAHSLWALASAWQAGTGWPVFRRYVAIALPGLAFVGLTLAYNAVVTGDPLRFPYIAFAPLDGIGFGRRAILGYDIVFTPTLGVQTAIEALRLLVTRWGPMGWLGTVAAVVGLGLTAQRWWRHRTGRSLRGSDRRRYHGLGGRKRAFAELSDDALAAILLGVFVSVFVGNAFFWGTHNGLRNGLIDLLGPFYHFDALVPLAAFGAAGILGFARVLRRLAHRRFSASEARGVVFSVLLVSALVAGGVTLDAAGDPYDENRLRTENLAATYEPLLDAGFEDPPLTPSVPAVGTGGASDGNDETKALVFHPDPYGDWSAHPFQTLRNDPGFDGPVVYAIDDGAEQDFTVVDATNRTPYRFTYRGAWTGAVDPVEPELTRLDVLSGDRVDATTTLGTPAGSNTVSVRVEAGDEYARYDVPMGETHTIEWDITTDGVRVTNYPQAAGPERVSIPSGASEVALLVTYVGDFGETVTYRQTVSVERSGGDVRVVWPPETRVCRLTTDCGTEGEWVGPDGEYLPGVSVETNATVV from the coding sequence ATGGGTCGGCGCGGGTCCCGTATTCCAGACATCGACCTCGATTTGGGCTTCGACGTCAGTTTCGACCACCCCTTCTCGTTCGATTTCGACCGCGAGCGAACGCGCCATCGAGCAGTCGCGCTCGTCGTCTCGCTCGTCGTCGGTCTCTTCGTGACGTGGCTCGCAGTGGACCTCTTTCCCTTCCACTCGGTCAACGACGACGAAGGCGTCTACCTCACACAGGCAGCAATGCTCTTGGACGGGAAGGTGTTCCTCTACCCCGGTGCGCTCGCCGACGCGGTCAGGCCGTGGTTCTTCGTCGTCGAAGCGACGACGAGTGCACCCGGCGGCGTGCAGATGTACTCGAAGTACTCGCCCGTGGTCCCAGCGATGTTCGCACTCGGGTTGGCTGTCGGTCTGCCGAACCTCGTCTTGGGTGCTGTCGCTGCCGCGAACGCCGGTCTCGTCTACACGCTTACCGCAGACGTATTCGACCGCGAAACTGGCGTCGTCGCCGCGGCCCTGCTCGTCCTCTCGCCGCTGTTTCTCCTCACGTCGGCGACGTTCCTCGCGTACGCACCGGCGACGATGCTCAACCTCGCGTTCGCCGTCTGCTACGTCAGGGCCGCCCGACGCGACTCGTCGGGGTACGCCGTCGTCGCCGGCGCACTCGTCGGCCTCGCGTTCTTCGCACGCCCGTACACAGCCGTCTTGTTCGCGCTTCCGTTCATCGCGCACTCGCTGTGGGCACTCGCCAGTGCGTGGCAGGCCGGAACCGGGTGGCCCGTCTTCCGCCGCTACGTCGCCATCGCTCTCCCCGGACTCGCCTTCGTCGGCCTGACCCTCGCGTACAACGCCGTCGTGACCGGCGACCCCCTCAGGTTCCCGTACATCGCCTTCGCCCCTCTCGACGGCATCGGGTTCGGTCGGCGAGCGATACTCGGCTACGACATCGTGTTCACGCCCACGCTGGGTGTCCAAACTGCTATCGAGGCACTCCGGTTGCTCGTGACTCGCTGGGGACCGATGGGGTGGCTCGGAACCGTCGCCGCCGTCGTCGGCCTCGGCCTCACGGCCCAGCGATGGTGGCGACACCGGACCGGCCGAAGCCTTCGGGGAAGTGACAGGCGGCGCTACCACGGCCTCGGCGGACGCAAGAGGGCGTTCGCTGAGTTGTCCGACGACGCACTGGCGGCGATTCTGCTCGGCGTCTTCGTCTCGGTGTTCGTCGGCAACGCCTTCTTCTGGGGGACGCACAACGGCCTCCGAAACGGCCTCATCGACCTCCTCGGGCCGTTCTACCACTTCGACGCCCTCGTCCCACTCGCCGCCTTCGGTGCGGCCGGAATCCTCGGATTCGCTCGCGTCCTGCGACGCCTCGCACACCGCCGATTTTCGGCTTCTGAGGCGCGTGGCGTCGTTTTCTCCGTCCTGCTCGTCTCGGCACTCGTCGCCGGCGGCGTCACTCTCGATGCCGCAGGCGACCCGTACGACGAGAATCGCCTCCGAACTGAGAACCTCGCAGCGACGTACGAACCACTCCTCGACGCAGGGTTCGAAGACCCACCGCTGACGCCGTCGGTTCCGGCAGTCGGGACAGGTGGAGCGAGCGACGGTAACGACGAGACGAAGGCACTCGTCTTCCACCCCGACCCGTACGGCGACTGGTCGGCCCATCCGTTCCAGACCCTCCGTAACGACCCCGGATTCGACGGACCTGTCGTCTACGCCATCGACGACGGTGCCGAACAGGACTTCACCGTCGTGGACGCGACGAATCGGACGCCGTACCGCTTTACGTATCGAGGAGCGTGGACCGGGGCAGTGGACCCCGTCGAACCGGAGTTGACCCGTCTGGATGTTCTCTCGGGTGACCGCGTCGATGCGACGACGACGCTCGGCACGCCCGCCGGAAGCAACACCGTCTCCGTCCGCGTCGAAGCGGGCGACGAGTACGCGCGGTACGACGTTCCGATGGGCGAGACCCACACCATCGAGTGGGATATCACGACTGACGGTGTCCGCGTGACGAACTACCCGCAGGCGGCCGGTCCCGAGCGAGTCTCGATACCCTCCGGTGCGAGCGAAGTCGCACTCCTCGTGACCTACGTCGGCGACTTCGGAGAGACGGTGACGTATCGACAGACCGTCTCCGTCGAACGGTCGGGTGGCGACGTTCGCGTCGTCTGGCCACCGGAGACGCGCGTCTGCCGACTGACCACCGACTGCGGAACCGAAGGCGAGTGGGTCGGCCCTGACGGCGAGTACCTGCCGGGCGTGTCGGTCGAGACGAATGCAACAGTCGTCTGA